CACTGGCATCCGTGGTTTCGTCCTCAGTGAAGGAATCGACGATGGAGTTCTCCCAGTTGTTCACATCACCCAAATCGTTCAGGCCGGCATTGATGCGGGCATCAGTGCCGAAGGCGTCCTCAAGCCAGACATTGCCCATGTTCATATCGCTGTCGGAAGCACCGGCACGATCGCTCGAGGCAACCACTGAGTAGTTATCGAACCATTGCTCCACGTCGCCATCCGCCCAGATGTTCTGGCTCGCGGACTGGTCGGTGATGGTGCTGGGGTCGTAGGCGGTGGAGGGGTAAGAGTAGTTGTTCACTACGTGCTGGAGCTGTTGGACCGCGTGGCCATGATCGTCGTGGCCGTGTCCGCCGCTGCCTGGAAACGGGCTCCAGGCGCCCCCGACGTGGCCGTTGCTGGAGTCACCGCCGCCCGTGCTGTAGTCCCGGTCGAAGCGGGCGGCGTTGATGGTGACTGGTGCGTAATCCAGGACAACGGGCATCGCGGCGTCCACGTCCGCGGAGGAGACCTCACCCAGGCCGTGTTCCTCTAAAACGCCTTCCGGATCATTCAGGAAATCCTGCGCCGCCTGGCGGTCAGCAAAGAGGTTCATCAGGAACTGGACGACATCCTTTGCAACTGTCATATGTTGGTCCTCACATCTTCTCGGTGTTGCGGTTCGCAGGGGTTAGTCTTGGCGCGGATTATCGGAGTTCAGGGCAAGGCGCAGCTTCGCCAGCAGGTCCGAGCGGTTTTCCGCTCCCAGCCGGCGCCGCATCCGGGCAATATGATGCTCGGCGGTCCGGGGGGAAATATAGATGGCTTCGCCAATTTCCCGGTAGGTCTTGCCGTCGAGTACAAGCCTGGCGACTTCCTTTTCCCGCTCACTCAGCCCCGAGGTATCCGGCTGCATGCCGTCACCTGTCTCAGCGGTGTGGGCATTACGGGACTCGGATGTTACGGACGTGCCGGGGTTCGCGGAGCCTCCTTGCGGATGGAGGTCCCGGGCGCAGGACAGCAGGCGCACCATGTCCTTGCGTTCATCTGCCTTGGCGGCGGCGTGCCCGGCAAGCCTGGCTCCTTCCCAGGGCATTCCCACCCTGCCGAGGCCGCGTGCCGCCGTCTCTACGTCGGCAGGATGAAACCTCTCGGCCAGCACGGTAACCCATGCCCTGCCGGCGGCGGCGAATACGGCCGCGAGGTGGCTTTGTCCTGCGTCCCGGGCCAGCGCCGCCGCATGGGGTGCCAGAGCGCCGGGGCTTTCGTTCAGCAGGGCCGCCTGCACGGCCGACCAGTGGAACGGTACAGCCCACAAGGGTGGATCTCCCAGCCTCTCCAGCAGGGTCCACACCTCATTAAGATAAATGTTTATCCTGTGGCTCTCCCTAAGGCGCGCTGCCGCGATCATCAGTTCACCCCACGGCAGGAGGCTGTACAAATCCACCGCCGTGTGAAGTGTCGCTTCACGTGCCCGGCCCCAGGCCTTGACGAGCACCGGAATATCGCCGTTACGCCGTGCGAGGCCCACCTCCAGGGCGGAGCAAAGGAACTCGTCCCGTGGCACCAGGGGCCAGTGGTTCGCTTTCGATGCCTCGTTGATTGCGAGCCGTGCATCCTCGAGCCTGTCCTGCATCATCATTGACCACGCCTGCAGCAGGTACAGTCTCGGCTTGGACGCATCGCCCCCCTGGCCTGCGGCGGCTGCGGACCGGCACACGCTTTCAGCCAGGCCTGGCTCTCCGCTGTGCAGGGCTACCAGGGCTGCGAGCGCAGCCGGCGTTTCGGGCAAAGGAAGCGCGCTGCCCGATGCGTTAAGCATGTCGGAAGCATGGATGAGCATCGGTAGGCTTTGGTGCGGATCCGGTGCCAGTGCTTCGAAGATACCTTTGCCGGTTTGCGCAAGCGCATTGGCGACCAGGGTAGGGGAAGCCGGCGGCGCATCAGCGCGGAAGAGGGCTTCCGCACCGGCAAAGTCGCCGCAGCCAACCAGGGCAACGGCGGCAAGGGGCGCGGACGGGCCTGTCCGGGAGGCTCCCAGCCAGTTGTAGACATCAGCTCCCCGGGCCAACATGCCTCGCTGGCCCCATACTGCGGCAGCAACATCAGCGCCGCGACGCACGTCAGGGGGATCCTCCTGTACCAGGAGGCAGTCCACGATGCGGGTGGCTGTGTCAAGATCGCCAACGGCCGCGGCAGCCTGGGCCCGCCGGGCCGCAGTGGCTTTCTCATCGGCGCCTGCCAGGAGGGCTTCGTCATAGAGCTGGTACGCCAGTCCGGGGTTGTGCTCAAGCGCCTTGTCGCCGCTGCGCTCCAGTTCCGATGCGACCCGGCTATCGGCAAGGCCAGCGCGGGCAAGTTCCCGGGCGAGATCGCCCAACGGCTGGCCGGTCGCCTTGTACGCCGTTACGAGCTCGCGCTGGAGCGCATGCACTTTGGCGGTGGGAGCGACAGCGAGCAGGGCATGTTGCGCCGGGCCTGCGACGGTTCCATCAGAGGTCAGGAGGCCGGAGGACTCTGCCCGTTCTATGAGGGCGTCAAGGCTCTCCACTCCTCCTTTGTCGATCTTCCGCTGCAAATCGGCAGGCAGCGGCACCGGCAACGCAAAACCCACCGACAACGCGAGCAGCAATTCCCGGACGGCTGCGTTCTCACCCTTGAGCTGCCGGGCTACGAGTTCCGCGACATGAGGCGGCTGCCCCTGATGGTTCAGCCCTGAAGGAAGGAACTCCGGCTCCGGCACGCCTGTCACATGGCCAACCATCTTAGGCCGCCGGCGTTGTTGTTGTCGTGACGGAAGCGGTGCCGGCCGGACTGGAGTCTGGGCTGACTCCGGCCATTGGCGATGCCGTATCCACAGTCGCCCCCGATGCCGGTGGCTCCGAGCTAGGCGCACTATGCGTCATGGGTGGGCTGGTAGTGGGATCGGTCACGGACGGATTAGACGTCGGGTCCGGCGTAGTGGGTTCTGTAGTAGGGTCCTGCGGTGGCGGATCGGTCGTAGGATCCTGCGATGGCGGATCGGTCGTAGGATCCTGCGATGGCGGGATGCCCGTCTCCGCATCCGTGGGAACCGGATCGCTGGTGACCGGGACAGGCGTATCGACGGGGTCGCTGGCGCCGTACGGCGTACCAGGTCCTGACGGCGTTTCCTCTGCAGGGCCACCACCGGCGTCCAAGGCAATCACCGGGCTGCCGGGAGGCGCTTCGCCCGCAGCACTGTTGTCCGTGACTGTTCCTGAGGACCGCTTGGTGGGTGAGGCTTCTACCTCGAGGCCCGCTTCCTGGGAGGAATCGGGCATCGGTACGGCAGGCTGGATGGCTGCCAGCGGCACGTCGGCCTGCCCTGCTGCCCCGGCAGCAGGGCCAAAGGTGTTACTGCCGCCGGAAACTCCTTCGCCCGCTTTCTTGCCGTCGGAGGCACCAGCCTCCGGCATGAATACTGTGGTCAACTTGGGGAAGCCTTCCGGCCCCTGCGCCGCGTTGGCGGTGAGGACCGTGAAGAAAGCAGCGGCAGCGGCGATGGCCGTAAGCCTCACCCTCGGTTTCGGCGCATGCGCTCCACCCCTGTCCTGGTGGCCCCTCCGATGGGCTGATCCCGCGGCCGAATTCGCAGCCGTTGTGGTCTTGCGCGACCAACTGGCACGCCGTAAGGGCAGGTTCCCATCCACTGGGCCTGGACTGACCGCAGTTTCTTCAGGTGTAGCGGCCGCTCCTGGAGCGGGCTGTCCCAGCACGGCGGACACTGCGGCGCCCAGGCAGATGGATGACTTGGGATCGGCGTCCACGGCGATGGGCCGCTCAAGCTGCTCCGAGATGAGCTGCGCCACGAGGGGGATGCGTGAGGACCCGCCGATGAGCAGGACGGCAGTAAGGTCCGCTGGCTCCAGCTCCAGCTGAAGCAGCGACATTTCCAGGGCGTCTACGGTGTCCCGGATGGATTCTTCGATCAACGTCTCGAATTCGGCGCGGACAAGGCGGACCTGCTGCTGGATGCCCGGCAGGAGCACGGAGATGCTGGCCTCGCTGTCCGAAGAGAGAGCTTCCTTGGCTTCCACGCACTCCCGCCGCAGCCGGGTCAGCGCTGCGAGTACACCCGGCTGGGCGGGGTCGAGGGCGGCCAGCGCGCCGCCGGTGCTTTCGCCCACGTAGCGGAAGACAGCCGCGTCAAAGTCGGCACCGCCGAGGTCTTCAATGCCTTCCGGGCGCCCCAACAGGTCAAACCGGTTGCCGCCGGCTTTGCGGAGGACAGCGGTATCGAAGGTTCCGCCGCCGAGGTCGTAGACGGCGATGGTGCTTCCGTCCTCCACCCGCACCTGCGACGCGTAATGCAGGGCAGCGGCTTCCGGCTCTGTCAGCAGGGTAACGTTTTCAAGCCCTTTCGCGGCCAGCGCATTCCTGATGACGGACGTCCGGTGGCTGCCCCAGGAGGCCGGGTGGGTCAGGACGATTTCCGACGGCGGGCCGCCTTCGCGCTCCGCGGCGCGGTCTGCCACCCAGTGGGCCATGGTGGCGAAGACCTCTTCGGGAGGAAGGGACAGCGCACCGACGCATATGGGTACGGCGTCGCCAACACGGCGTTTGAACTCCCGCACGACGCGCCCTGGAGAATCGAGCCCGCGGCGTTCGGCGGCCTCCCCCACCAGGATGGGGCCTTCCTCCGGGTAATACACCACGGAAGGCACGGCGGAGCCGCGAAGGCCCAGCGGCAGGCACTCCGGAACAGCTGTTGCTC
The window above is part of the Pseudarthrobacter sp. NS4 genome. Proteins encoded here:
- a CDS encoding IniB N-terminal domain-containing protein is translated as MTVAKDVVQFLMNLFADRQAAQDFLNDPEGVLEEHGLGEVSSADVDAAMPVVLDYAPVTINAARFDRDYSTGGGDSSNGHVGGAWSPFPGSGGHGHDDHGHAVQQLQHVVNNYSYPSTAYDPSTITDQSASQNIWADGDVEQWFDNYSVVASSDRAGASDSDMNMGNVWLEDAFGTDARINAGLNDLGDVNNWENSIVDSFTEDETTDASVNADLENAGHTTDEPQVAYNEDMVTDSQLEFTADDHPVIDDTDTGGDFEEEDHSVIDL
- a CDS encoding helix-turn-helix domain-containing protein; amino-acid sequence: MVGHVTGVPEPEFLPSGLNHQGQPPHVAELVARQLKGENAAVRELLLALSVGFALPVPLPADLQRKIDKGGVESLDALIERAESSGLLTSDGTVAGPAQHALLAVAPTAKVHALQRELVTAYKATGQPLGDLARELARAGLADSRVASELERSGDKALEHNPGLAYQLYDEALLAGADEKATAARRAQAAAAVGDLDTATRIVDCLLVQEDPPDVRRGADVAAAVWGQRGMLARGADVYNWLGASRTGPSAPLAAVALVGCGDFAGAEALFRADAPPASPTLVANALAQTGKGIFEALAPDPHQSLPMLIHASDMLNASGSALPLPETPAALAALVALHSGEPGLAESVCRSAAAAGQGGDASKPRLYLLQAWSMMMQDRLEDARLAINEASKANHWPLVPRDEFLCSALEVGLARRNGDIPVLVKAWGRAREATLHTAVDLYSLLPWGELMIAAARLRESHRINIYLNEVWTLLERLGDPPLWAVPFHWSAVQAALLNESPGALAPHAAALARDAGQSHLAAVFAAAGRAWVTVLAERFHPADVETAARGLGRVGMPWEGARLAGHAAAKADERKDMVRLLSCARDLHPQGGSANPGTSVTSESRNAHTAETGDGMQPDTSGLSEREKEVARLVLDGKTYREIGEAIYISPRTAEHHIARMRRRLGAENRSDLLAKLRLALNSDNPRQD
- a CDS encoding Hsp70 family protein, with the protein product MKFAGETCVFEVPMSYVLAVDIGTSFTAAAVVRSQQGATAVPECLPLGLRGSAVPSVVYYPEEGPILVGEAAERRGLDSPGRVVREFKRRVGDAVPICVGALSLPPEEVFATMAHWVADRAAEREGGPPSEIVLTHPASWGSHRTSVIRNALAAKGLENVTLLTEPEAAALHYASQVRVEDGSTIAVYDLGGGTFDTAVLRKAGGNRFDLLGRPEGIEDLGGADFDAAVFRYVGESTGGALAALDPAQPGVLAALTRLRRECVEAKEALSSDSEASISVLLPGIQQQVRLVRAEFETLIEESIRDTVDALEMSLLQLELEPADLTAVLLIGGSSRIPLVAQLISEQLERPIAVDADPKSSICLGAAVSAVLGQPAPGAAATPEETAVSPGPVDGNLPLRRASWSRKTTTAANSAAGSAHRRGHQDRGGAHAPKPRVRLTAIAAAAAFFTVLTANAAQGPEGFPKLTTVFMPEAGASDGKKAGEGVSGGSNTFGPAAGAAGQADVPLAAIQPAVPMPDSSQEAGLEVEASPTKRSSGTVTDNSAAGEAPPGSPVIALDAGGGPAEETPSGPGTPYGASDPVDTPVPVTSDPVPTDAETGIPPSQDPTTDPPSQDPTTDPPPQDPTTEPTTPDPTSNPSVTDPTTSPPMTHSAPSSEPPASGATVDTASPMAGVSPDSSPAGTASVTTTTTPAA